Proteins encoded by one window of Pyxidicoccus trucidator:
- a CDS encoding HEAT repeat domain-containing protein gives MKPALLLAFCVVLLGACRSRAPSYPVAPVEVSGSTVRDNALLGLAPEGVATLLTEALKTSGRFVQHGDDAPPETRPWRLTLDVPFTREVLKDGDPRSYAEVGATLTLERFGGDLPQQYEVVGLGEAPVLEDSPTGRQEAMGTALRSALRQVTDAAVLQLSALERSDEALVQDLRAADSRLSEVALRTLAERQHPAAAPLLIDQLQDATDADAVRRTMGTLVEMKARVAVPVLIDLARGKDLGFVQEIVFAVGEIGGPEAEAYLYTVAQGHDAPAVQAAAQQALDTLYASRKHSNAEARGPGHAD, from the coding sequence ATGAAGCCGGCCCTGCTGCTCGCCTTCTGCGTCGTTCTCCTCGGTGCCTGCCGTTCGCGGGCGCCGAGCTACCCGGTGGCGCCGGTGGAGGTCTCCGGCTCCACCGTGCGGGACAACGCCCTGCTGGGACTCGCCCCGGAAGGGGTGGCGACGCTGCTGACCGAGGCGCTGAAGACCTCCGGCCGCTTCGTGCAACACGGTGACGACGCGCCTCCGGAAACGCGCCCCTGGCGGCTGACGCTGGACGTGCCCTTCACCCGCGAGGTGCTGAAGGACGGCGACCCGCGCAGCTACGCCGAGGTGGGCGCCACCCTGACGTTGGAGCGCTTCGGCGGGGACCTGCCCCAGCAATATGAGGTGGTGGGCCTGGGCGAGGCCCCCGTGCTGGAGGACTCGCCCACCGGGCGCCAGGAGGCCATGGGCACGGCGCTGCGGAGCGCGCTGCGCCAGGTGACGGACGCCGCCGTCCTGCAGCTCTCCGCGCTGGAGCGCAGCGACGAGGCGCTGGTGCAGGACCTGCGAGCCGCGGACTCGCGCCTGAGTGAGGTTGCCCTGCGCACGCTGGCGGAGCGCCAGCACCCGGCCGCCGCGCCGCTGCTCATCGACCAATTGCAGGATGCCACCGACGCCGACGCCGTGCGGCGGACAATGGGCACGCTGGTGGAGATGAAGGCCCGCGTCGCGGTGCCGGTGCTCATCGACCTGGCGCGGGGCAAGGACCTGGGCTTCGTGCAGGAAATCGTCTTCGCGGTGGGCGAGATTGGTGGCCCCGAGGCGGAGGCCTACCTCTATACGGTGGCCCAGGGCCACGACGCGCCCGCCGTCCAGGCCGCGGCGCAGCAGGCGCTGGACACGCTCTACGCATCACGCAAGCACTCAAACGCGGAGGCGCGTGGCCCGGGCCACGCGGACTGA
- a CDS encoding response regulator — protein MSKKILIVEKSDTALAATLRPALEGRGFTVEDTADGKGSVEQIRRDRPDLAVIAVELSAGQNGYLICGKLKKDDDLKNVPIVIVGNPDGFAQHRKLKAHADEYVAMPVDANLLVERVGALIGFPELPASEDLVDESLTLDALGDEPMTADFGEEISVDTGEEAAVQGEELDLDAAFSDMSAPENEPSIDEEPVVAPPETVVEGVEEDFASLDSLGSDADDALDSLDDSEKTVVGFMPPSAPPAPVRPPPEPVRAPEPARAATPPPAAATPRMSLPPARATPTAATAAPITSAADAAELRNLRAKVAELQGALEDARGQSSQAEDRVRELEAELEGKATELETARAATGKNDKDTFALRDAVNKRDKEILRLKTELNQKDQEIVELKDQHLELEQKASTAESEIARRDAQIKTLTSKADTLGAERKRVDQQLAAAKEEARGATAQLSALQTELDQHQAQAQALGAEVEELRGRTGQLEADVQAAQEEAEGLRGQVEAAQREAETLRAQLDETQAQLSEQGTRAAEEADELRKRISELEAAAVRDEERVTKLYARIKNDEKLREKTKKALAIAQQLLDEPASSVADDAEAAA, from the coding sequence ATGTCCAAGAAAATCCTGATCGTCGAAAAGAGCGACACCGCACTCGCCGCCACGCTGCGTCCCGCGCTGGAAGGCCGGGGCTTCACGGTGGAGGACACCGCCGACGGCAAGGGCAGCGTGGAGCAGATCCGCCGCGACCGGCCGGACCTGGCGGTCATCGCCGTGGAGCTGTCCGCGGGGCAGAACGGCTACCTCATCTGCGGCAAGCTGAAGAAGGACGACGACCTCAAGAACGTCCCCATCGTCATCGTCGGCAACCCGGACGGCTTCGCGCAGCACCGCAAGCTGAAGGCGCACGCGGACGAGTACGTCGCCATGCCGGTGGACGCCAACCTCCTGGTGGAGCGCGTGGGCGCGCTGATCGGCTTCCCGGAGCTGCCCGCCTCCGAGGACCTGGTGGACGAGAGCCTCACGCTGGACGCGCTCGGCGACGAGCCGATGACGGCGGACTTCGGCGAGGAGATCTCCGTCGACACCGGCGAGGAGGCCGCGGTGCAGGGCGAGGAGCTGGACCTCGACGCCGCCTTCAGCGACATGTCCGCCCCGGAGAACGAGCCCTCGATTGACGAGGAGCCCGTCGTCGCCCCGCCCGAGACGGTGGTGGAGGGCGTGGAGGAGGACTTCGCCTCGCTGGACTCGCTGGGCTCGGACGCGGACGACGCGTTGGACTCGCTGGATGACTCGGAGAAGACGGTGGTGGGCTTCATGCCCCCGTCCGCGCCTCCGGCACCCGTGCGTCCCCCGCCGGAGCCGGTGCGAGCGCCGGAGCCCGCGCGCGCCGCCACGCCGCCTCCCGCGGCCGCCACCCCGCGCATGTCGCTCCCGCCCGCGCGCGCCACCCCGACCGCCGCCACGGCGGCCCCAATCACGTCCGCGGCGGACGCGGCGGAGCTGCGCAACCTGCGCGCGAAGGTGGCCGAGCTGCAGGGCGCGCTGGAAGACGCCCGCGGCCAGTCGTCCCAGGCCGAGGACCGCGTGCGCGAGCTGGAGGCCGAGCTGGAGGGCAAGGCCACCGAGCTGGAGACGGCGCGCGCGGCCACCGGGAAGAACGACAAGGACACCTTCGCCCTGCGTGACGCCGTCAACAAGCGGGACAAGGAGATCCTCCGCCTCAAGACGGAGCTGAACCAGAAGGACCAGGAGATCGTCGAGCTCAAGGACCAGCACCTGGAGCTGGAGCAGAAGGCCAGCACGGCCGAGTCCGAGATTGCCCGCCGCGACGCGCAGATCAAGACGCTCACCAGCAAGGCGGACACGCTGGGCGCGGAGCGCAAGCGCGTGGACCAGCAGCTCGCCGCCGCCAAGGAAGAGGCCCGTGGCGCCACCGCGCAGCTGAGCGCGCTCCAGACGGAGCTGGACCAGCACCAGGCCCAGGCCCAGGCGCTCGGCGCCGAGGTGGAGGAGCTGCGCGGCCGCACCGGCCAGCTCGAGGCGGACGTGCAGGCCGCCCAGGAAGAGGCGGAGGGGCTGCGCGGCCAGGTGGAGGCCGCCCAGCGCGAGGCCGAGACGCTGCGCGCCCAGCTCGACGAGACGCAGGCCCAGCTGTCCGAGCAGGGCACCCGCGCCGCGGAGGAGGCCGACGAGCTGCGCAAGCGCATCAGCGAGCTGGAGGCCGCCGCCGTGCGCGACGAGGAGCGCGTGACGAAGCTCTACGCGCGCATCAAGAACGACGAGAAGCTGCGCGAGAAGACGAAGAAGGCGCTCGCCATCGCCCAGCAGCTCCTGGACGAGCCCGCTTCCTCCGTGGCGGACGACGCCGAGGCCGCGGCCTAG
- a CDS encoding response regulator, with translation MSRVLVIDDSPMLVELTVRALTAAGYQASGAQDLASLDQKLAEGPFALILMDVNMPEMFGDDVVEYLRRQKKVTAKLVLYSDITEAELEGKTKASGADGYILKSGGLEAVLGGVMGLIGPPALGVPAAVPTAPAPAPAAAPTAPAPATSPGLKPVAATGGRKPRILIVDDSEMTARIIEADLVSKGFEVHVADTADKATKIILKKQTRPDLVLLDVRMPNVNGEQFCRFIKSNSLFKGIKVLLCSGENVEELQRICREAGADGYIPKDAVMGNMVAKELLPTGNE, from the coding sequence ATGTCGCGCGTACTGGTCATTGACGACAGCCCGATGCTGGTGGAGCTCACCGTACGGGCACTCACCGCCGCTGGCTACCAGGCGAGCGGCGCGCAGGACCTGGCCAGCCTCGACCAGAAGCTCGCCGAGGGGCCGTTCGCGCTCATCCTCATGGACGTGAACATGCCGGAGATGTTCGGCGACGACGTCGTCGAGTACCTCCGCCGGCAGAAGAAGGTCACCGCCAAGCTGGTGCTCTACTCCGACATCACGGAGGCCGAGCTGGAGGGCAAGACGAAGGCCTCGGGGGCTGACGGCTACATCCTCAAGAGCGGCGGCCTGGAGGCCGTGCTGGGGGGCGTCATGGGTCTTATCGGCCCCCCCGCCCTGGGCGTCCCCGCCGCCGTGCCCACCGCGCCGGCCCCGGCTCCCGCCGCCGCGCCCACGGCTCCTGCCCCCGCCACCTCGCCCGGCCTCAAGCCGGTGGCGGCCACCGGGGGCCGCAAGCCGCGCATCCTCATCGTGGACGACAGCGAGATGACGGCCCGCATCATCGAAGCGGACCTCGTGTCCAAGGGCTTCGAGGTGCATGTGGCCGACACCGCGGACAAGGCCACGAAGATCATCCTCAAGAAGCAGACGCGTCCGGACCTGGTGCTGCTGGACGTGCGGATGCCCAACGTGAATGGCGAGCAGTTCTGCCGCTTCATCAAGAGCAACAGCCTCTTCAAGGGCATCAAGGTGCTGCTGTGCTCGGGGGAGAACGTCGAGGAGCTCCAGCGCATCTGCCGCGAGGCGGGCGCCGACGGCTACATCCCCAAGGACGCGGTGATGGGCAACATGGTGGCCAAGGAGCTGCTGCCCACGGGCAACGAGTAG
- a CDS encoding radical SAM protein: protein MTSAPKLLFADPKGRVMEHPYLLATLRSGEELVPPQDKPIPLPSAGRLVHLPGRLPVGLHPETGELELVREMKVGSKTFVPNAVGALLPPGYTRTFLPGEVKGSGPVLPQWAYTAAAWVGEGPVAWAIHTDRRSHWDPERYSTPEMKALVDQHLERFPNNRVLKQLKTCALLYRCFTSQNTFYVRDEAAIPASVMCNARCVGCISDQPADGPPASHERMDDGPTGEEMGQIGLFHLQHAPGRTMVSFGQGCEGEPLTRWKQIAEAIRYMREHSDKGSININTNASLTKGLEALFDAGLDAIRVSLNSAVKDLYEAYYKPVKYGWEDVEASIALARERGAYLALNLLLFPGVTDREGEVKALERLVKKYRVDQVQTRSLCIDPLQYLEVARDRGAGGEQVGIRTLLQRLKAARPGLVIGNFARGLDERENAASRG, encoded by the coding sequence ATGACGTCCGCACCGAAGCTGCTGTTCGCAGACCCCAAGGGCCGGGTGATGGAGCACCCGTACCTGCTCGCCACGCTGCGCAGCGGGGAGGAGCTCGTTCCCCCGCAGGACAAGCCCATCCCCCTGCCGTCCGCCGGGCGCCTCGTGCACCTGCCGGGCCGCCTGCCCGTGGGGCTCCACCCGGAGACGGGGGAGCTGGAGCTGGTGCGGGAGATGAAGGTGGGCAGCAAGACCTTCGTGCCCAACGCGGTGGGCGCGCTGCTGCCGCCGGGCTACACGCGGACCTTCCTCCCCGGCGAGGTGAAGGGGAGCGGGCCGGTGCTGCCGCAGTGGGCGTACACCGCCGCGGCGTGGGTGGGCGAGGGCCCGGTGGCGTGGGCCATCCACACGGATCGCCGCTCGCATTGGGACCCCGAGCGCTACTCCACGCCGGAGATGAAGGCGCTGGTCGACCAGCACCTGGAGCGCTTCCCGAACAACCGCGTGCTGAAGCAGCTGAAGACGTGCGCGCTCCTCTACCGGTGCTTCACGTCGCAGAACACCTTCTATGTGCGCGACGAGGCGGCCATCCCCGCGTCCGTCATGTGCAACGCGCGCTGCGTGGGCTGCATCTCCGACCAGCCCGCGGACGGGCCGCCCGCCTCTCACGAGCGCATGGACGACGGGCCCACCGGCGAGGAGATGGGGCAGATTGGCCTGTTCCACCTCCAGCACGCACCGGGCCGCACCATGGTCAGCTTCGGCCAGGGCTGCGAGGGCGAGCCCCTCACGCGCTGGAAGCAGATTGCCGAGGCCATCCGCTACATGCGCGAGCACAGCGACAAGGGCTCCATCAACATCAACACCAACGCCAGCCTCACCAAGGGGCTGGAGGCCCTGTTCGACGCGGGGCTGGACGCCATCCGCGTGTCGCTCAACTCGGCGGTGAAGGACCTCTACGAGGCCTACTACAAGCCGGTGAAGTACGGCTGGGAGGACGTGGAGGCGTCCATTGCCCTGGCGCGCGAGCGAGGCGCGTACCTGGCGCTGAACCTGCTGCTGTTCCCCGGCGTCACGGACCGCGAGGGCGAGGTGAAGGCCCTGGAGCGGCTGGTGAAGAAGTACCGGGTGGACCAGGTGCAGACGCGCTCGCTGTGCATCGACCCGCTCCAGTACCTGGAGGTGGCGAGGGACAGGGGCGCGGGAGGAGAGCAGGTCGGCATCCGCACGCTGCTGCAGCGGCTGAAGGCGGCGCGGCCGGGGCTCGTCATCGGCAACTTCGCGCGCGGCCTGGACGAGCGCGAGAACGCCGCCAGCCGGGGGTAG
- a CDS encoding sigma-70 family RNA polymerase sigma factor: MLDFRQPNRTKQEFEELALAHLDPLYSAALRLTKNERDAEDLVQDTCMRAYRFFDKFERGTNIKAWLFKILTNTFINRYRRKVKERTVVEGVEREAVHERFVSRDATDFAANPEQYFFDRLLSDDVLRAIDALPIDFRLVVILADLQEFSYKEIAEILECPVGTVMSRLFRGRKLLQKNLREYAVGQGVFRHDGEPVSAPADLEEYRNRKKTG, encoded by the coding sequence ATGTTGGACTTCAGGCAACCCAACCGAACGAAGCAGGAATTCGAGGAACTGGCGCTGGCCCATCTGGACCCGCTCTACTCCGCTGCCCTGCGGCTGACGAAGAACGAGCGTGACGCGGAGGACCTCGTGCAGGACACCTGCATGCGGGCCTATCGCTTCTTCGACAAGTTCGAGCGGGGCACCAACATCAAGGCCTGGCTGTTCAAGATCCTCACGAACACCTTCATCAACCGCTACCGCCGCAAGGTGAAGGAGCGCACGGTGGTGGAGGGCGTGGAGCGCGAGGCGGTGCACGAGCGCTTCGTGAGCCGGGACGCGACGGACTTCGCGGCCAACCCCGAGCAGTACTTCTTCGACCGGCTCCTGTCGGACGACGTGCTGCGCGCCATCGACGCGCTGCCCATCGACTTCCGGCTGGTGGTCATCCTCGCGGACCTCCAGGAGTTCTCCTACAAGGAGATCGCCGAGATTCTCGAGTGCCCCGTGGGCACGGTGATGAGCCGGCTGTTCCGCGGCCGCAAGCTCCTGCAGAAGAACCTGCGCGAGTACGCTGTCGGCCAGGGCGTATTCCGGCATGATGGTGAGCCGGTGAGCGCCCCCGCGGACCTCGAAGAGTACCGGAACAGGAAGAAGACAGGGTAG
- a CDS encoding anti-sigma factor family protein, whose product MTCQELERLLYPYLDGEFQPEERVDLETHLSGCAACQRRVEEEQQMKLALRRAARHTVQGMRAPASLRAGIQVGLKQEQRRAQYGVWLRAGAMALVVVTVGGGWVAYQSEQRMRLARREVVQRHNKVLPFEIASATPEQMEEWFKDKVDPRVTVPQLPKAKPLGGRISILNGREVALISYETLPEHEGEPSRRLSVFVVPDDETGVPKVQSLKAVEVDSAQGYNVVTWRDDEIVYEMVTDMDEDDIRRMLDERNTGATLARKSQPLEPEEPLFSHPPAPRPQYSRPPLSIEPVTYPR is encoded by the coding sequence ATGACCTGCCAGGAACTCGAACGGCTCCTCTATCCGTACCTCGACGGCGAATTCCAGCCGGAGGAGCGGGTGGACCTCGAAACCCACCTCTCCGGCTGCGCTGCCTGTCAGCGCCGAGTGGAGGAGGAGCAGCAGATGAAGCTGGCGCTGCGGCGAGCCGCGCGCCACACCGTGCAGGGGATGCGGGCTCCCGCGTCCCTGCGCGCCGGCATCCAGGTGGGGCTCAAGCAGGAGCAGCGCCGCGCCCAGTACGGCGTGTGGCTGCGTGCCGGGGCCATGGCCCTGGTGGTGGTGACGGTGGGCGGAGGCTGGGTGGCCTACCAGTCCGAGCAGCGCATGCGGCTGGCGCGCCGAGAGGTCGTCCAGCGCCACAACAAGGTGCTGCCCTTCGAGATTGCCTCCGCCACGCCCGAGCAGATGGAGGAGTGGTTCAAGGACAAGGTGGACCCGCGCGTCACCGTCCCGCAGCTGCCCAAGGCGAAGCCGCTGGGCGGGCGCATCTCCATCCTCAACGGCAGGGAAGTCGCCCTCATCAGCTACGAGACGCTGCCGGAGCACGAGGGTGAGCCGAGCCGCCGCCTGAGCGTGTTCGTGGTCCCCGACGACGAGACGGGCGTCCCGAAGGTCCAGTCCCTGAAGGCCGTCGAGGTGGACTCCGCGCAGGGCTACAACGTCGTGACCTGGCGGGACGACGAAATCGTCTACGAGATGGTCACCGACATGGACGAGGACGACATCCGCCGCATGCTCGACGAGCGCAACACCGGCGCGACGCTCGCCCGCAAGTCGCAGCCGCTGGAGCCCGAGGAGCCGCTCTTCTCGCATCCGCCCGCGCCGCGCCCGCAGTACTCCCGGCCTCCGCTCTCCATCGAGCCGGTGACGTACCCCCGCTGA
- the ald gene encoding alanine dehydrogenase, which translates to MIVGVPKEIKTREYRVGMVPAGVRALTSAGHTVLVEMNAGVGSGIPDSEYQRVGAQLVASADEVWKRSEMIVKVKEPIAPEYERIQPGQIIYTYFHLAGVDPELTKTLIKKKAAAVAYETLQLDDGSLPLLKPMSEVAGKMSIQVGSACLEKAHGGKGILLGGVPGVRRGRVTIIGGGVVGLCAAKVAVGMGAEVTILDVNLERLTYLDDVFLGRVSVLASDTESISKSVRESDLVVGGVLIPGGKAPKLVSEALIAEMSPGSVVVDVAVDQGGCIETCKPTTHDNPTFTVHGVVHYCVANMPGAVPQTSTYALTNTTRPYSRKIADLGLIEAVKGDRALARAMNTYNGHITYEAVAKDMGYDYVPIMDAFGRK; encoded by the coding sequence GTGATCGTCGGAGTTCCCAAGGAGATCAAAACCCGTGAGTACCGCGTCGGCATGGTTCCGGCGGGCGTGCGCGCGCTCACGAGCGCGGGCCACACGGTGTTGGTCGAGATGAACGCTGGCGTCGGCTCCGGCATCCCCGACTCGGAGTACCAGCGCGTGGGCGCGCAGCTCGTCGCCAGCGCGGACGAGGTGTGGAAGCGCTCGGAGATGATCGTCAAGGTGAAGGAGCCGATTGCGCCCGAGTACGAGCGCATCCAGCCCGGCCAGATCATCTACACGTACTTCCACCTGGCCGGCGTCGACCCGGAGCTGACGAAGACGTTGATCAAGAAGAAGGCGGCGGCCGTCGCGTACGAGACGCTGCAGCTGGATGACGGCAGCCTGCCGCTGCTCAAGCCCATGTCCGAGGTGGCCGGGAAGATGTCCATCCAGGTGGGCTCCGCGTGCCTGGAGAAGGCCCACGGCGGCAAGGGCATCCTCCTGGGCGGCGTGCCCGGCGTGCGCCGCGGCCGCGTCACCATCATCGGTGGTGGCGTGGTGGGCCTGTGCGCCGCGAAGGTGGCGGTGGGCATGGGCGCCGAGGTCACCATCCTCGACGTGAATCTGGAGCGCCTCACCTACCTGGACGACGTGTTCCTCGGCCGCGTCAGCGTGCTGGCCTCGGACACGGAGAGCATCTCCAAGTCGGTGCGTGAGTCCGACCTCGTCGTCGGCGGCGTGCTCATCCCCGGCGGCAAGGCCCCGAAGCTGGTCTCCGAGGCCCTCATCGCCGAGATGAGCCCCGGCTCCGTGGTGGTGGACGTGGCGGTGGACCAGGGCGGCTGCATCGAGACGTGCAAGCCCACCACCCACGACAACCCGACGTTCACCGTCCACGGCGTGGTCCACTACTGCGTGGCCAACATGCCCGGCGCCGTGCCCCAGACGTCCACGTACGCGCTCACCAACACCACCCGCCCGTACTCGCGGAAGATCGCCGACCTGGGCCTCATCGAGGCCGTGAAGGGCGACCGCGCCCTGGCGCGTGCGATGAACACCTACAACGGCCACATCACCTACGAGGCCGTCGCCAAGGACATGGGCTACGACTACGTGCCCATCATGGACGCCTTCGGCCGCAAGTAG
- a CDS encoding type III pantothenate kinase, translating into MLLAIDVGNTNTVLGVFEGRRLLDNWRVETSTRRTSDEYGILVRQLFTHSGIDAGKVGAVVVSSVVPPLQFNLEKMSERYFRTRPMFVGPGVKTGMPILYDNPREVGADRIVNAVSAYEKHHSGVIVVDFGTATTFDAVSPKGEYLGGAICPGINIAMEALFQNASKLPRVEFARPPHVIGRNTVHSIQSGLVFGYVGLVDGICARMQADLGFPVRVVATGGLAALVATESKAIHEVDEFLTLEGLRIIYGRNHAS; encoded by the coding sequence ATGCTCCTGGCCATCGACGTTGGCAATACCAACACCGTCCTTGGGGTCTTCGAGGGCCGCCGCCTGCTGGACAACTGGCGCGTGGAGACCAGTACGCGCCGCACCTCGGACGAGTACGGCATCCTCGTCCGCCAGCTCTTCACCCACAGCGGCATCGACGCGGGGAAGGTGGGCGCGGTGGTGGTGTCCAGCGTGGTGCCGCCGCTCCAGTTCAACCTGGAGAAGATGAGCGAGCGCTACTTCCGCACGCGCCCCATGTTCGTCGGGCCGGGCGTGAAGACGGGCATGCCCATCCTCTACGACAACCCGCGCGAGGTGGGCGCCGACCGCATCGTCAACGCGGTGTCCGCCTACGAGAAGCACCACTCCGGCGTCATCGTCGTCGACTTCGGCACCGCCACCACCTTCGACGCGGTGTCGCCGAAGGGCGAGTACCTGGGCGGCGCCATCTGCCCCGGCATCAACATCGCCATGGAGGCGCTGTTCCAGAACGCCTCCAAGCTGCCGCGCGTGGAGTTCGCGCGGCCCCCGCACGTCATCGGCCGCAACACCGTGCACTCCATCCAGTCGGGGCTCGTCTTCGGCTACGTGGGGCTGGTGGACGGCATCTGCGCGCGCATGCAGGCGGACCTGGGCTTCCCGGTGCGGGTGGTTGCCACCGGGGGGCTGGCCGCGCTGGTGGCGACCGAGTCCAAGGCCATCCACGAGGTGGACGAGTTCCTCACGCTCGAGGGCCTGCGCATCATCTACGGAAGGAATCACGCGTCATGA
- a CDS encoding biotin--[acetyl-CoA-carboxylase] ligase: MPVDSSEQTQEELILGFLSESGSDFASGEALSGKLGLSRTAVWKRVEALRGKGYVIEAVSARGYRLVEVPDRLTSLELAPLLTTRELGRTVHHHDSVGSTNEVAFRLAQDGAEHGEVVVAEQQTSGKGRRGRVWVSPPGLNLYFSAILRPELPPQRAPELTLVAAVALAEALRDSGTEAAIKWPNDVHLDGRKVAGILTELSAEPERVHFVVVGVGVNLNSRVEHFPEDLRATATSLALATGERVHRARFAATLWGRMEEWLDRYLEEGFDAVRTRWKALSSTLGQDVLVRTDRQELRGLAEDIDPSGALLVRTEGGTLERVLAGDVEQLRPRKSPRTR; encoded by the coding sequence GTGCCCGTCGATTCTTCCGAGCAGACGCAGGAGGAGCTCATCCTGGGCTTCCTCTCCGAGAGTGGGAGCGACTTCGCCTCTGGAGAGGCGCTCTCCGGCAAGCTGGGCCTGTCCCGCACCGCCGTGTGGAAGCGGGTGGAGGCCCTGCGCGGCAAGGGCTACGTCATCGAGGCGGTGTCCGCCCGGGGCTATCGCCTGGTGGAGGTGCCGGACCGGCTCACCTCGCTGGAGCTGGCCCCGCTGCTGACCACCCGCGAGCTGGGCCGCACGGTGCACCACCATGACTCGGTGGGCTCCACCAACGAGGTGGCCTTCCGGCTGGCGCAGGACGGGGCCGAGCACGGCGAGGTGGTGGTGGCCGAGCAGCAGACGTCCGGCAAGGGCCGCCGGGGCCGCGTCTGGGTGTCCCCGCCGGGCCTCAACCTGTACTTCTCCGCCATCCTCCGCCCGGAATTGCCGCCCCAGCGCGCCCCGGAGCTGACGCTGGTGGCCGCCGTGGCGCTGGCGGAGGCGCTGCGCGACTCGGGGACGGAGGCCGCCATCAAGTGGCCCAACGACGTCCACCTCGACGGGCGCAAGGTGGCGGGCATCCTCACGGAGCTGTCCGCCGAGCCCGAGCGCGTGCACTTCGTGGTGGTGGGCGTGGGCGTCAACCTCAACTCCCGGGTCGAGCACTTCCCCGAGGATTTGCGCGCCACGGCCACCTCCCTGGCCCTGGCCACCGGCGAGCGCGTGCACCGCGCCCGCTTCGCCGCCACCCTCTGGGGCCGGATGGAGGAGTGGTTGGACCGGTACCTGGAAGAGGGCTTCGACGCGGTGCGCACCCGCTGGAAGGCGCTGTCCTCCACGCTGGGCCAGGACGTGCTGGTGCGCACGGACCGCCAGGAGCTGCGCGGGCTGGCCGAGGACATCGACCCCTCCGGCGCCCTCCTGGTCCGGACGGAGGGGGGGACGCTCGAGCGGGTGCTCGCTGGCGATGTCGAGCAGCTGCGCCCCCGGAAGTCGCCCCGCACCCGGTAG